Proteins encoded by one window of Pseudomonas coleopterorum:
- a CDS encoding LysR family transcriptional regulator → MHFDLADLRLFIHIGESPSLTQGARRAFLSPAAASARIKALEQQLETRLLYRDSRGVELTPAGQKLLVHARLIMRQVDYLKADFTHLGGDSAGHIRIFANTTAVTEFLPEVLAGFLAQRPGVSVDLQERLSRDIVRGVLDGSTDMGIIAGPVEAAGLQVMHFSTDRLVLTVPLGHELARCKRIGFKQTLAFQHIGLHEGSTLLSFLREQVERSGQGLSLRIQVSSFEAICRMVEAGVGIGIIPESAALRHSRTMRLVTIELDEPWAVRERSILVRELEALPGTVRALIATLMPPPPPD, encoded by the coding sequence ATGCATTTCGACCTGGCTGACCTGCGCCTTTTCATCCACATCGGCGAGTCGCCGAGCCTGACCCAGGGCGCGCGCCGGGCGTTCCTGTCGCCGGCTGCGGCCAGCGCGCGGATCAAGGCGCTGGAGCAACAGCTCGAGACGCGTTTGCTGTACCGCGACAGCCGTGGCGTGGAACTGACGCCTGCGGGCCAGAAGCTGCTGGTGCATGCGCGGTTGATCATGCGTCAGGTCGATTACCTGAAAGCCGATTTCACCCATCTGGGGGGCGACTCGGCAGGGCACATCCGTATTTTTGCCAACACCACGGCGGTCACGGAATTTCTGCCTGAAGTGCTGGCCGGTTTTCTTGCACAACGGCCTGGTGTCAGTGTCGACCTGCAAGAGCGACTGTCGCGCGACATCGTGCGTGGCGTGCTCGACGGCAGCACCGACATGGGCATCATCGCCGGGCCGGTGGAGGCGGCGGGGTTGCAGGTGATGCACTTCAGCACCGACCGGCTGGTACTCACTGTGCCCTTGGGGCACGAGCTGGCCCGGTGCAAGCGCATCGGTTTCAAGCAGACGTTGGCGTTCCAGCACATTGGCCTGCACGAGGGCAGCACCTTGCTCAGCTTTCTGCGCGAACAGGTCGAGCGGAGCGGTCAGGGGCTGTCGCTGCGCATTCAGGTGTCGAGCTTCGAAGCGATCTGCCGGATGGTCGAGGCGGGCGTGGGCATCGGCATCATTCCCGAATCGGCTGCCCTGCGGCACAGCCGCACCATGCGCCTGGTGACCATCGAACTGGACGAGCCCTGGGCAGTGCGCGAACGCAGCATTCTAGTGCGTGAACTCGAGGCGCTGCCGGGCACGGTCCGCGCGCTGATCGCCACCCTGATGCCGCCCCCACCGCCGGATTGA
- the nhaA gene encoding Na+/H+ antiporter NhaA, with the protein MSETKPAVPVIPRPQQLTERALAALERFSHIEAVSGIVLLLAAIAALVWANSPAAESYEHFWHTQVTLGLGDFSVSRSLHFLVNDGLMTIFFLVVGAEIRQEIKDGALANLQLATLPLGAALGGVLMPALLYTVLNHGTAASAGWAVPTATDIAFAVGVLALLGKSIPASVRILLLALAIIDDIVAILIIAVFYTASLDYLGLLVAVAGVLLVLVFQRMGISKASAYVLPGAIVWFGLLKTGVHPTLAGVILGLLTPVYSKPMAERPVDVIRRNFNELMERFTPGSDNREAVVEPLRQLRDAQREVLPPVQRIQVGLHLWVAFGVMPLFALANAGVSFGGANLGDAMSQHVFAGVMIALVLGKPLGVLLASVLLVKLNICRLPEGVTWGGVGLVGLLAGIGFTMSIFIAALAFTDPTLLASAKLSVLAASTVAAVLGLVWGKLVFGRGRVG; encoded by the coding sequence GTGTCCGAAACCAAACCGGCCGTGCCTGTCATTCCTCGCCCGCAACAGCTCACCGAGCGTGCCCTGGCGGCGCTCGAACGTTTCTCTCACATCGAAGCCGTCAGCGGCATCGTGTTATTGCTCGCCGCCATCGCTGCGCTGGTCTGGGCCAACAGCCCGGCAGCCGAGTCCTACGAGCATTTCTGGCACACCCAGGTCACTCTGGGGCTGGGCGATTTCAGCGTGTCGCGCTCACTGCACTTTCTGGTCAACGATGGCCTGATGACCATCTTCTTTCTGGTGGTGGGCGCGGAGATACGCCAGGAAATCAAGGACGGCGCCTTGGCCAATCTGCAACTGGCGACCTTGCCGCTGGGTGCTGCACTGGGCGGCGTGCTGATGCCGGCCTTGCTCTACACCGTGCTCAACCATGGCACCGCTGCCAGCGCCGGCTGGGCAGTGCCGACCGCGACCGATATCGCCTTTGCGGTGGGCGTGCTGGCGTTGCTGGGCAAGTCGATCCCGGCCAGCGTGCGGATTCTGCTGCTGGCCTTGGCGATCATCGACGACATCGTGGCGATCCTGATCATTGCGGTGTTCTACACCGCCAGCCTCGACTACCTGGGTCTGCTGGTCGCCGTGGCCGGTGTGCTGCTGGTGCTGGTGTTCCAGCGCATGGGCATCAGCAAGGCATCTGCCTACGTGCTGCCTGGGGCGATCGTCTGGTTCGGCCTGCTCAAGACGGGCGTTCATCCCACCCTTGCCGGTGTGATTCTGGGCTTGTTGACGCCGGTCTACTCCAAGCCGATGGCCGAGCGTCCGGTAGACGTCATACGCCGCAACTTCAACGAGTTGATGGAGCGCTTCACCCCTGGCAGCGACAATCGCGAAGCGGTGGTCGAGCCGCTGCGGCAGCTGCGCGATGCGCAACGCGAAGTGCTGCCACCGGTGCAGCGGATTCAGGTCGGCCTGCACCTGTGGGTCGCTTTCGGGGTCATGCCGCTGTTCGCCCTGGCCAACGCCGGGGTGAGCTTCGGTGGGGCGAACCTGGGCGATGCGATGTCGCAGCACGTGTTCGCCGGGGTGATGATCGCCCTGGTGCTGGGCAAACCGCTGGGCGTGCTGCTGGCCAGTGTGCTGCTGGTCAAGCTGAACATCTGCAGGCTGCCCGAAGGCGTGACCTGGGGTGGGGTGGGGCTGGTCGGCCTGCTGGCCGGGATCGGTTTCACCATGTCGATCTTCATCGCCGCGCTGGCCTTCACCGACCCGACCCTGCTGGCTTCGGCCAAGCTCAGTGTGCTGGCAGCTTCCACGGTGGCGGCGGTGCTGGGGCTGGTTTGGGGCAAGCTGGTGTTCGGCAGGGGTCGGGTGGGGTAG